From the genome of Oryza glaberrima chromosome 1, OglaRS2, whole genome shotgun sequence:
ACACCACCACGCAGATGGCCGCCACgatcccggccgccgccgcgccgcccgccgtgccgCCCATCACCGACGCCATGTTGGCCGGGTTGTCGGTGGAGAACTCCGGCGGCCCGCCCCAGCCGAGCTCCTTCTCCGCGAGCAGCTTGTACGGGACGGGGTCCGGCGACGCCAGGCTGCCGCCGGTGTTGTTCACCTTGAACACCTCGAGGCCGTTGAGGATGGCGTCGTAGAACTGCGGGCGGAGCATCACCGAGGGGTGCACCGCCACCCACAGATGCTCGTCGGCGGTGTCGTTGCTCAGCCTCACCGCGTAGTCCTTGTACACCGGCACGCCGCGCTCCGTCGCCATCTCCAGCACGTCCACGTCCGTCTGCGCCGTCCGGTTGTTGATGTAGATGTCGAACACCCGCTGGTTGCCGTGGATGAGCTGGAGCTCGCAGAAATGGAGGCGCACGACGTAGGTGAAGTTGCACTCCACGTGGAGGCTCCAGGTGAGGTTGGAGTTCTGGTTGAGGCGCTGGTCCCTGCCCATGGAGCGGCCGCCGAGGTACAcctccggcggcgcggcgtacTCGGCGGCGTCGCTGGGGTACTTGATGTGGAAGTGCGGGCCGGCGTTGTAGACGAGGCCGCGCAGGGGGCCCTGGACGAACGGCGTGTCGTCGTACCACGGCCGCGTGAGGCCGGAGTCGTTGGACGGCGGGATGTAGGCGCCGCCGACGTTGAGGCGGTACATGGTCtggaacgcggcggcggagacgtcgGCGGTCTGGTCGGCGAAGCCGACCATGGTGGCCGGGTCGTTGAACATGTCCGGCATGGAGATCACCTCGATGCCGTTGACGAAGGCGTAGGTGACGTTCATCATGGGCGACGGCGAGAAGGTGACGCCGAAGTGGCCCTCCGGGACACGCGGCAGCGAGTACTCCCTGATGAGGTACGCCTGGGTGAGCGCCTTGGTGGTGAAGTAGACGCTGAAGTTGTGGAGCAGCGTGTATCCCGTGGTGGTGAAGACGGAGAACCGGAAGTCCTGGGGCTCCAGCCCGTTGTACGACGACGGGTAGAAGTGGAGCCGGATCCAGTGGCGGTCGCGCGGGTTCACCGTGAAGTTGTACACCGTGTCCATGGTGAACACCCGCGCCGTCATGTAGGGGATGGACGACGGCAGCATCGTCTCcagctcgtcggcggccgccatgATCGACGACTTGCCGGAGTCCGTCAGCCACGTGTCGTTCGTCGCGTCCGCCACCCACCTGCGCCCCTCCGCGTCCAACCCGTCCGTCGTCGACCCGCAGTTCACCAGGATCCTGTCCGCCGGGCTGTAcagcttcgccgtcgccgcggccgcggccgccgccgccacgacgagcggcagcgccaccgccggcgagcaccgAACCCTACCAGCCATGagcagagggagagggaggagacaaACAGAGGGTAGGGAGAAGACAGTGTGAGGCGCACACAGCAATCGAGATGATGAGGGGAGAGGAGCAAAACGAGGAGGCTGAGGGAAACAGTATTAGCGGGGTGACACGTGTCAGCGACTGGGAGCACTTGCCGGGTCCACGAGAGGAGAGGGGCACTCGCCATGGGCATGACACGTGTAGGGTCACCAGCGCAGCTCTCTGCTGTTCAATCAGGACACGAGCTACAGTACCACAATTTGTCACTGAAGAATACAACCACATCACCTAATTAAATGTCTATGATCCATACAGTAAATGAGACAGGAGCTATAGGAGCAAAAAAGAACTTGGAACAAAATCATTTCCATCATACAAAGCCACCGAATGTTCTTGTAACAATTTGGTCTTTCGCAGGTGGTGAATAAAAATGGAATTTACAGGATTTACCTCCCAATAAAACTGGTTAGGTCACTTGCACCACCAGCCTTCAAATGGGTGGTCAGAGACTCTGAGGCTCTACCCAAAACAGCTTCACAAACCACCACTGTTACCGCCCTTCGTGAAGATCTTCAGAGAAAGCCGTTCTCGATATGTTCTCAGTCTCAAAGGGGCTGAGGCCTGAAAAGGGTCCAGAAGAGAACATGGATGAAGTGCCATCAGATTCATAGGTGGTTGAGGACTGCCTAACATTGGGTCGTGCTGGAGGTGTTGGTATGGATTCCTGGAACTCAGAGCGTTGGACCATCTTCAGTGACTGCACCACCTCGCCCATTGTTGGCCTTTGGCTTGCCTCCGGTGAAACACAGGCGGCTGCAATTGTGCATACTCGCACAAAATCATCTTTTGGATACTGGCCACCAAGCTTGGGATCAGCTAGTTCTTCTAGCGTATCTTTATCTCGTAAAATTGGTCTCGCCTGCGTAGTCAAAATTGAGCAAATAAGTATCTCTACACCTATGCAGGGATAAGAATTTGGTACTGTCTACAAGAAATACGTTGACATTTGAGAGTTGGCTTTCAAAAACCTAATGAACAAACCTGACAACTTGGCCAGCAAAGGTTGATGTGACACAAGGCTTTTAGTGGAAAGATCAGGAAACATTTGTGTAAGCTCATAAACATAGGcacaaaaagaaacaaacagataGATAGCGCTTTGGCACAACAGGCATAAAAAAATGTTGAAGTGTAAATTTACTCACACATAAATCTGCTTTCCACCCAAGGATGTACACAATGCATATGAATAGAGAGGAATATAAAAAATGTCTCTCTTTTTTCGAAAAAGGAAACAGATTAGTAGTAATATTGCTCTAAGTCCATTTGTTTGTTTGCCTTGTCGAGATGTATCGATAAATATCTAACATGCATGGCTAGTGAACTTCAGATGACAATTATCATACTAAAGGATCCATGTTCAGATTTAAAAAGGTAATACAATAACAGCTGAAGATAAGAGCAGAAAGAAATCTAACCCATGTCACTAGATTTTCCTGGCCAGAAGGTTGTGACATATCCACAGGCCTCCTCCCAGTAAGTAGTTCAAGTAGAACAACTCCATAGCTATATACATCGCTTTTTACAAGCAAGTGTCCTGTCATTGCATACTCTGGTGCTACATACCTGAAAGCACGACAGCTATATGAAGCAAAAGCAGAGCAGAAACATCTGGGGAGTACTTCAAGGTGGTCAACCTGCTTACCCGAATGTTCCCATAACACGTGTTGAGAGATAATTTGTGCGACCTTCCGGTGCCTGTTTGGCCAAACCAAAATCAGACACTTTAGCATGAAAGTCATCCTCAAGCAATATATTAGAAGCCTTGAAATCCCTGTGGATTACGCAAGGCTGAGAATCCTCATGAAGGTATGCCAATCCCCTGGCAGCATCTAGTGCTATCCTCATTCTAGTGTCCCAGTCCAAGGGGCGGCTAGCTCCCAATGTACCTGAAAAAAATGTAAGTAGTCAGAGACTCAGAGTCAAGGTGTATCATGATTACATGATcaccactaattaattaaacaatgaAGGACCACATTCAACTGCAACTGAGTGGAATTTATGCAGCAATTTCAGAAGGAGAAATAGTTGACTCAATTGGCCATACCATGAAGCCAAGCCTCTAGGCTTCCATTAGGAACAAGCTCATAGCACAGTAGGTTCTGTGATGACTCACGGTTACTATAGTAACCAATGAGTTTCACAAGGTTTCGGTGGTGCAACCTGCTCAGCATCTCCACTTCAACTAGAAATTCCTTATCTCCTTGGTGCCCTCCACTAGTAAGCTTCTTTATAGCAACGGCAGTGCCATCAGTTAGTACCCCTTTAAAGACACGGCCAAAACCTCCTTCTCCAAGCATACTTGACGGATCAAAGTTGTTGGTTGCTTCTTTCAGTTCATCATATGCAAGGAACCTTGTACTTGTTGGGCGAGGAAGTGAGTCCACTGCAGAAACCGCATCTGGTGTTCTTTGCTTGGCTGCACAGGAGAACTGATATTATTAATGCTCCTAAAAGGATGCTCCAACATGCATAATGAACCAGAAAATAAGCATAATTCATTTAAATTTGGTTAAGAAACCAAAAATATTATGGGGAGCTATGGACATGGTATATCTAACTTCACTATCAATTATTAGAGATCTCATGAAGTATAACAAATCTATAGTTTTCAAGGAATGTAGCTGAGAATAGATAACTCTGCACGTACGTGTCTCAACTGGAGGAACCttccttttccctttccttAATTTGCAGAAGCAAATAAACATGGCAATCACCAAGACagcaattagagcaccaatAAATATGCAAATGATAGTAATCAAGCTCATGTGTTTTTCATTGCTGGTATCCGCACTGTGTCTTGGTACTGTAGATGCTTGAGATGGAGAGGGTTTAGGTGATATTGTGAATGTTGGAGCTGAAATAGAAATGAAAGATCACAATATTAGGAAAGGAGATTTgttaaaagaaaaaccataGCTGGACAGCATACAGGGTTGTAAATATAAAGAAATAATGTTTATATCATTCATAGGAAGTATCATATTGATATCACCAAACAtccttttcagtcacatcatcaaCAAAGGAAGCACAGCCAAGTTCACCAAAGAAAATAGCACATTAACTGTATAACCAAGTTGATAC
Proteins encoded in this window:
- the LOC127773503 gene encoding receptor-like protein kinase ANXUR1 — encoded protein: MARIRRASSGRGLLEDARRKTFLNFLAVVFTLELITRINLIAQTSALNVVAPAISPSQSWRPVRSMLSKAKVDISISVSEQRRKKLYSSPATLSVHPPMSAPSYSSISGDSDLSFYSSDMSDNLVQHNRRSEAEISTPVDAAPPDAASNTSAAPSGLVQPPVSPHNACCSHNMVQKRGSQDCHCVYPVRVELFLRNVSLTSNWSDEFLGELASQLSLRVTQFEIVNFYVVGASGLNITMYIAPHTGISFSADQVTAMNYSLSQHTVQINPVLVGDYNLLNLTWFRPLALAPAPTFTISPKPSPSQASTVPRHSADTSNEKHMSLITIICIFIGALIAVLVIAMFICFCKLRKGKRKVPPVETPKQRTPDAVSAVDSLPRPTSTRFLAYDELKEATNNFDPSSMLGEGGFGRVFKGVLTDGTAVAIKKLTSGGHQGDKEFLVEVEMLSRLHHRNLVKLIGYYSNRESSQNLLCYELVPNGSLEAWLHGTLGASRPLDWDTRMRIALDAARGLAYLHEDSQPCVIHRDFKASNILLEDDFHAKVSDFGLAKQAPEGRTNYLSTRVMGTFGYVAPEYAMTGHLLVKSDVYSYGVVLLELLTGRRPVDMSQPSGQENLVTWARPILRDKDTLEELADPKLGGQYPKDDFVRVCTIAAACVSPEASQRPTMGEVVQSLKMVQRSEFQESIPTPPARPNVRQSSTTYESDGTSSMFSSGPFSGLSPFETENISRTAFSEDLHEGAAAAATAKLYSPADRILVNCGSTTDGLDAEGRRWVADATNDTWLTDSGKSSIMAAADELETMLPSSIPYMTARVFTMDTVYNFTVNPRDRHWIRLHFYPSSYNGLEPQDFRFSVFTTTGYTLLHNFSVYFTTKALTQAYLIREYSLPRVPEGHFGVTFSPSPMMNVTYAFVNGIEVISMPDMFNDPATMVGFADQTADVSAAAFQTMYRLNVGGAYIPPSNDSGLTRPWYDDTPFVQGPLRGLVYNAGPHFHIKYPSDAAEYAAPPEVYLGGRSMGRDQRLNQNSNLTWSLHVECNFTYVVRLHFCELQLIHGNQRVFDIYINNRTAQTDVDVLEMATERGVPVYKDYAVRLSNDTADEHLWVAVHPSVMLRPQFYDAILNGLEVFKVNNTGGSLASPDPVPYKLLAEKELGWGGPPEFSTDNPANMASVMGGTAGGAAAAGIVAAICVVVYSNKRSKKLGGGGADSHTSAWLPLYHSHTSGKSSGHITANIAGMCRHFSFAEIKAATKNFSNDLAIGVGGFGVVYRGVVDGDVKVAVKRSNPSSEQGITEFQTEVEMLSKLRHRHLVSLIGFCEEDGEMVLVYDYMEHGTLREHLYHNGGKPTLSWRHRLDICIGAARGLHYLHTGAKYTIIHRDVKTTNILVDDNWVAKVSDFGLSKSGPTTLNQSHVSTVVKGSFGYLDPEYYRRQQLTDKSDVYSFGVVLFEVLMARPALDPALPRDQVSLADYALACKRGGALPDVVDPAIRDQIAPECLAKFADTAEKCLSENGTERPTMGDVLWNLESAMHFQDAFDAAAGRPVPALDAAGGSSSHLDDGSTASINTLATSSTSHPHEPCVDVVLEPDDVVAERATFSQLVQPTGR